The following proteins are encoded in a genomic region of Rhodoferax aquaticus:
- a CDS encoding alpha/beta fold hydrolase, producing MKHSSFGAADGRLVVYFHGAPGGIGEAQILHTDAAQNGLRVICQDRFSIDSSIVGDRYFQALADDIDRVAQGAPVDIIGFSIGAFVALQVSRLMRQQVRSLHLISPAAPLEGGDFQGSMAGGKVFWLAQKMPLAFKLLSYWQGLLATFAPQLLFGMLFSSAMAADKDLAANAEFKQFMHSVLRECFCGNVPGYLRDVQAYVTPWQASLRSTLAQTQLWHGDQDNWSPKEMSDYLQQQLPHCAEVHRMQGLSHYSTLYAAAPRICELLG from the coding sequence ATGAAACACAGCAGCTTCGGTGCCGCGGACGGTCGTCTGGTCGTCTATTTCCACGGTGCGCCAGGTGGCATCGGTGAGGCGCAAATTTTGCACACCGACGCCGCCCAAAACGGCCTACGGGTGATCTGTCAGGATCGCTTTTCTATAGACAGCTCTATCGTTGGCGACAGGTATTTTCAAGCGCTGGCCGACGACATTGACCGGGTTGCCCAAGGCGCGCCGGTCGACATCATTGGCTTTTCTATTGGTGCGTTTGTTGCCTTACAGGTGAGTCGCCTGATGCGCCAGCAGGTTCGCAGTCTCCACTTGATCTCACCTGCCGCCCCACTGGAAGGCGGTGACTTCCAGGGTTCAATGGCAGGTGGAAAAGTGTTTTGGCTGGCCCAAAAAATGCCACTGGCCTTCAAACTGCTGTCCTATTGGCAGGGTCTGCTTGCGACTTTCGCTCCCCAACTTTTGTTTGGCATGCTGTTTTCCAGCGCAATGGCTGCTGACAAAGACCTGGCCGCCAATGCTGAGTTCAAACAGTTCATGCACAGTGTCTTGCGGGAGTGCTTTTGCGGCAATGTCCCAGGCTACTTGCGTGATGTACAAGCCTACGTCACACCCTGGCAAGCGTCTTTGCGAAGCACTTTAGCCCAGACCCAGCTATGGCATGGCGACCAAGACAATTGGTCTCCCAAGGAGATGTCTGACTATCTTCAGCAACAACTCCCTCACTGCGCTGAGGTCCATCGCATGCAGGGCTTGTCTCACTACTCCACGCTGTACGCAGCGGCACCACGCATTTGCGAGCTGCTCGGCTAG
- the sigJ gene encoding RNA polymerase sigma factor SigJ has protein sequence MNTNPTDPAPRDSAARADARARDFEQQHSRHLRALAYRMLGSRADAQDIVQDAWLRWSEVDPSTVDNDRAFLSRTVTNLCLDRIGSAQSRKEHYVGMWLPEPLVDDAQDWSPDPQDTTEFAQDVSVAFMLTLERLGPVERAAFLLHDVFGLGYEEVARHLQRSEQACRQLVSRARSRVKGEYARCQVEDEERQRLLYAFAQALVAGDVEKLAGVLAHDAILITDGGGLATAIPQAMHGGDRIAKALVGFNKSVDTATLRYRTAVVNGLPGYVLYTAEGAPLQAVALSPAGDDAPGRLQAVYIIRNPHKLQHLVASAGQSVPVSARSGSL, from the coding sequence GTGAACACCAACCCAACCGATCCCGCACCAAGGGACAGTGCAGCAAGGGCCGATGCCCGCGCCCGCGACTTCGAGCAACAGCATAGTCGCCACCTGCGTGCACTGGCCTACCGCATGTTGGGCTCGCGTGCCGATGCGCAAGACATCGTGCAAGACGCATGGCTTCGCTGGAGCGAAGTCGACCCGAGCACGGTGGACAACGACCGTGCATTTTTGTCCCGCACGGTAACAAACCTGTGCCTGGACCGCATTGGTTCCGCCCAATCGCGCAAAGAACACTATGTGGGCATGTGGTTGCCCGAACCCCTGGTCGACGATGCACAAGACTGGAGCCCCGACCCGCAAGACACCACTGAATTTGCGCAAGACGTTTCGGTGGCTTTCATGCTGACATTGGAGCGACTGGGCCCGGTAGAGCGAGCCGCGTTCTTGCTGCATGACGTCTTTGGCCTGGGATACGAGGAAGTGGCTCGCCACCTACAGCGCAGCGAGCAAGCCTGCCGCCAACTGGTGAGCCGTGCGCGCAGCCGCGTCAAGGGCGAATACGCCCGCTGCCAGGTGGAAGACGAGGAGCGCCAGCGCCTGCTCTACGCTTTTGCACAGGCCTTGGTGGCGGGTGACGTCGAAAAGCTGGCGGGTGTTCTGGCGCACGACGCCATTTTGATCACCGATGGCGGAGGACTTGCCACCGCCATTCCACAAGCAATGCATGGCGGGGACCGCATTGCAAAAGCTTTGGTCGGGTTCAACAAGAGTGTGGATACCGCAACCCTGCGTTACCGCACCGCTGTGGTCAATGGTTTGCCTGGTTATGTGCTCTACACCGCCGAGGGGGCCCCGCTGCAGGCCGTCGCACTGAGCCCTGCTGGCGACGATGCGCCAGGCCGCTTGCAAGCGGTTTACATCATCCGCAACCCCCACAAACTCCAACACCTTGTGGCATCGGCCGGCCAAAGTGTTCCCGTGTCAGCACGATCCGGCTCTTTGTAA